From the Macaca nemestrina isolate mMacNem1 chromosome 2, mMacNem.hap1, whole genome shotgun sequence genome, the window attattaaggGCAAGATAAGGTCTTTGAGaacaaataatacaattaaatttctctaattctttttttctaaactttttaaatttgttcatcTGGTATTCTGCTCAAAGGAAATCTGTTTATTTTACACAGAGtaatagagttttaaaatatgtttattatgtcAAATCTGTAATCTGAAACTTTGGCTATAACTATGGCAGCAATTTACCTATTGCTACTATGTGTCAAGCTCTATGTTAGGCATTTTACCTGCACAATCTCACCTAACCCTCACAACAACCTAGGAATATAAGTACATTAGTCCCGTTTTATAGGAACTCAAGAAGGTAAAGTATCTCATATGAAGAAGTCTAGATGTTAAGAGCTAGTATTTAAAATCAAAGTTGAACTCCAAAGCTATCCCCTTCTTACTACTTTTAAATTGATATGTCTGTGTtctcaaatgtcaatctcctccACTTGAACTAAGCTTCGAAGAAGGGATAGTATTTGAATAGCAAAACCGGACATAGCCTCACTTTTCCTTAAAATACAGATTATATTTCTTACCTGAGAAGCTTTCTAGTTATccaaatcttatttatttttcaaagaacaaCTTAGCTCCCACTTTCTCGTTTGTCCCACTCTGGAATATGCGGTTGTACTTCTCTGAATCTGTACTCAGTGAAAcacatattcattttctttaaactaAGAGCACATAAAGcctgttataattttttttttttttgagagatagagtctcgctctgttgcccaggcttagagtgcagtggcgcaatctcagcttactataagctccacctcctgggttcacgctattctcctgcctcagcctcccaagtagctgggactacaggtgcctgccaccatgcctagctaattttttatatttatatatatttttagtagagacagggtttcaccgtgttagccaggatggtctccatctcctgacttcgtgatccgcccgcctcagcctcccaaagtttgggattacaggcgtgagcgactgtgcctggcctataatatttttaaagattataaagaTTGAGTGTCCCTtattcaaaatgcttgggaccagaagtgttttggatttatttttttaattttggaatatttacattatatcaGTTCATCATCcctaatttgaaaatctgaaatccaaaacccTCCAGTTAGCATTTCCTTGGAGCATCATGACTGCActgaaaaagttttggatttcagattttcagattagggatactgAACCTGTACAAGATTCTTTCACATGTCAGATATAAGCCATCAGTTGATCATTGACAAGTAAATAGATGGTATTATTTTAGTTCCCCAGATTTTTATTTACAGATTTTATAATGTAGGAAAACTACAGAATGACTTTTTGGTCATTCAGTTTTTTACTTTGAATTCTAAAGTTCTTGAAATTCAGTTTTCCACAAAGTCaaactatttttctcatttattttttaaattctcagatCAGATACCTACTATTCCTCAAGAAACACTGGGATTTGATTTTGGTTCAGGTGAAGCTAAGTCCACTGATAATGTCTTACCTAGAACTGTATCTGTCCGTCGCAGTTTAAAGAAACATTGTAACAGTGTATGTCAGTTTGATAGCTTGGATGATTTTGAAACCAGTCATTTGGCGGGGAAGTCTTTTGAATTTGAAAGAGTTGGATTTTTAGACCCACTAGTAAACATGCCTGAAAATGTACAATACAATGTTTGTCAATGGAGCAAGGACCAAGCTAACTTATCACTTTCAAAGCTGATTCATCCAGGAACGTTTACtaaaacaaaagaagacattttagaATCTAAATCTGAACAAACTAAAAgtaagcaaagagatacacaagaaagaaaaagagaagagaaaagaaaagctaacAGGAGAAAATCAAAACCTATGTCaaaatataaagagaataaaagtgaaaataaaagaactgtttccaaaaagaaaatgcacaaatCTGTCAGTTCCAATGATGCTTACAATTTTAATTTGGAAGAGGGTGTTCATCTTACTCCTTTCCGACAAAAAATGAGCAATGACTCTAATAGAGAAGAGAACAATGAGTCTGAAGTGAGCCTCTGTGAATCAAGTGGTTCAGGAGATGATTCCGATGACCTCTATTTGCCCACTTGCAAGTACATTCAGAATCCCACCAGCGATTCAGGTACAAGACCAGTCACCAGGCCTCTAGCTAAAAGAGGACTGAAATATACAGATGAAAAAGAGACGGAGGGTTCTAAGCCAACAAAAACTCCTACTAGTAAGTGATCTACTTGTTTACCTGCGTTTTTAATGTTTGTGATAAATGATCACTCCTGATGCTTATATACTATACTTACCATCTGTTTCTCTGGTGGAGGTTGGAGACTCACCATCTGTCTCTCTTTGGGGGAAGTTATGGTCTGATTAAACAGTGTGGGGCTGGGTGTGGAAATCACAGTTGTATTGCTCTGACCTAATTCAGAAATTGCTTGTTGTGGagacagaatttttattttcagtaaataaGGACTCCCAAGAGGACAGAGGGACTCTTTTGTGGAGTTAGGTTGAATTGAAGTAGCTTTTATACACTTACCTGAAGTATCCCCTTGAAAGTGAAATCAAATTTGAATCCAGTGACTTGTTATTTTAATGGCcttgttttatattaaatttgACAGGAACTGTGATTTTAAATAATCTTCTAGTTAGTGAAGATTTCCTCAATTGACAGACTTAGTATTCTTTTGTACAACATCTCTAAAAACTggctcagaaaatattttatgagatCAAAAGTAGGCATAGTTCAGATGTTCATAATACAACCTACACCTGTCCACAAAGATTCTCATTTGGCAGTTTTAGTTAATACAAGTAAAACTAACATACATAGTCAAGTTgtatcattttcaaaatattgttatatcattttatttgatCCTCAGAACAATTCTGTGAAGTATAGGTGTTATGATGCTTATTTTGTTTATAAGGAGATTAAAACCTTAAAAACCGAACCAACTTTCTAAATCGGCTAGTCAGTGGTAGCAGGCAAGTATCTTCTTAAAAAATATGCTGTAGGCTGGGCgggttggctcatgcctgtaatcccagcactttggggggccgaggtaggcggatgacctgaggtcaggagttcgagaccagcctggccaacatggtgaaaccccatctccactaaaaatacaaaaaaatgagctgggcatggtgatacgcacctgtaatcccagctactctggaggctgaggcaggagaatcgcttgtacccaggagacagaggttgcagtgagccgagactatgccattgtgctccagcctaggcaacgagcaaaactcggtctcaaaaaaaaaaaaaaaaatcaaacaagattGGCAGAGTGTTGATAATTATTGAACCTAGGTAACTCAGAGTTTATTATACTGTTATTGCCATCTTTGTGTACATTTGAAAATGTCCAGAAGAAGTTGGGATTTTTTGGTTGTAGTTCactttttaattgagacagggtcttgctctatcacccagactggagggcactGTCACTGTCATGGCTCAATGcaatctcaacctcccaggctcaagtgattcttccacctcagcctccccagtagccgggactataggcatacgccatcacacctggctaattttttttttctttttttttactttttgtaaagatgagggctcactgtgttgccagggtggtctcaaattcctgggctcaagcagtcctcctgccttggcctcacaaagtgctgggattacaggtgtgtgagcctgtatccataaaaatacataaaatccataaaaaatacatttttaaaagaaaaaaatatactctAAAACAGTGTTACTCAAGAGTTTGATCCCTAGACctcttagaaatgcagaatctcaggccatATCCCATACCCTGGAGTCAGAATCTGCatctttgtggggttttttttttttttttttgagacagagttttgctcttgttgcccaggctacagtgcagtggcacagtctcagctcatcccaacctccacctcctgggttcaagctattctcctgcctcagactcccgagtagctgggattacaggcatgtgccaccacgccgggctaattttgtatttttagtagagacggggtttctccatgttggttaggctgacCTGAAACTCAACCTcgggtctcccagagtgctgggattacaggcgtgagccactgtgcctggccattaagAAGTCCTCCTGTGGATTCATatacacattaaagtttgagaagcattttTCCAGAATGTAGCAACCGATCTGATATTGTTCCATAAGATATATTTCTCAAACCGAAAGTTGGAATAATTAATACAGTACAATATATTTATGTGGCAACAAACAGGACAGACTATAAAAACCAGATAACACTGGAGCATATGGCTCTTAGTATACAGTCATTTCACGGTTACAGTTTACTTTTTTGGGGGTACAGTTTGCTTTTTAAAGCTATTTGAGGAGATTGTTTTGCAGTGTCTTTATTATGTGTTGGACATTTGCCTTCCAATATATGTGTAGCTCCAAAGTATACTTGGATGTTTATGATGGGAAAAAAACTGAGTAACTTTTTAACATGCTAGTTTGTCTCCTGGTTTACACAGAAGCTGTTATTTAGAATTCTCATTTGTTTAATAGAAGGAATTTTAGCGGCTTTATAAGACTATAGGAAGAGACTTGATAAAAACCTTGGTATTGAAAGAGAGAGGACTTGATTCCAAATAGCAAGGTATGACTAAAATGAAATTCCATGGTTAAACTAACTTATTATGCCCAAGCTATCCTAGAAGAATTTTACGTTTTAGTGAAGTGTTCTGTTATAATTAATATTTCAACAATGGtttgaaaggaagaggaaaaaatgatgaaaaagccaaaaaaaaaaaaaaaaatgtattattggcTGGacatgttggtgcacacctgtagtcccagctcctcagaagactgaagcaggaggattgcttgagaccaggaggtggaggttgcaatgagctgagatcacactactgcacttcagcctgggcaacacaatgagagcccatctaaaaaaaattctgttattaAATGCTGGATTTTGTATACAGTTAAGATATATAAAATTGAGTACAATTTTAGTTcctgtgtgggttttttttaaatcattcagtaaaaattattttgtaggtACACCACCTGAAACTCACCAGTCACCTCATCTTAAACTGAAGGATATCACCAATGTCTCCTTGTATCCTGTTGTGAAAATCGGAAGGCTTTCTGTTTCTCCAAAAAAGACTAAAGAAAGCCCAGCAGTGGCTCTGCCTAAACGTAGGTGCACAGTCAGCGTGAACTATAAGGAGCCCACCCTCGCTTCGTAAGTATTTGGTTTGTGGGAACTTATTTTTAATGATACATGTCGGGGGAATAAGGTTATGGAGCTTTGTTCAATAATGagttttttctgaaataaaaacatttgattttaaaaaactgaagtgGTAACATTTAAAATTGGTGTATTTTACCATAACTTGATACTGAGGAGTAAGTTAATATTGGGATGCTTATATTATGCCTGAGATCTCTTTTTACTCTTCCAGGAAACTGAGAAGAGGGGACCCTTTTACAGATTTGTGCTTTTTGAATTCTCCTATTTTCAAGCAGAAAAAGGATTTGAGACGTTCTAAAAAAAGTATGAAACAAATACAATGAAGGTTTTGTTGAATATTGTTTAAATTCAATCTACACCTCTTTCTGTTGCTTCAAGAGAGGATCTGTAAGAGTACACAAACAGAGTGAGCCATTGCCATAGAATATTCTCTTGACAGGACCCTAGCTCATAAACGTTTCTTCAGAACTATGCTTCAAATGGGATGTTttgtattaaaatgttaataaatctaatttgttttttcttttgaatataaatAACTGAACTTAAGCATTATCATCATACCGATTTCTTATGCTGCCTAAACCTCTTAATGTTGGtcaaaatgtatctttttttgttgttgttgttttggagacagaaattcattcttgttgcccaggctggagtgcagtggcatgatctgagttcactgcaacctctgcctcccaggttcaagcgattctccagcctcagactcccgactagctgggactacaggcatgcgccaccacgcccagctaatgttgtatttttagtagagacagagtttctccatgttggtcaggttggtctcgaactcccaacctcaggtgatctgcccgcttcagcctcccaaagtgctgggattacaggcatgagccactgcgcccggcccaaaatatATCTTAtacaaacattttagaaatgaataaTGATTACTCAAATTAAGATATTTTCGTTATAAGCTTCTGGCATCTCTATTTTTCCCTTAAGTGGGGGATACTAAAGTGAATGATTTTCTAAGAGGATCTTTTGAAACCCTTCAGTACagtatttaagtaaaataaattattgtggaTCTTCTGAAACTCTGTGTAGTATTTGAGTAGAATAAATTTTTGATATTTACAGTAGAGTACACCCTAAGTTGTTTATGAATTCCTCATACCACTgttgtatttaatttttcagaTAAAATGTGTATGGAAAAATGACTagagaaatttattgttttttaggCTCAGGGACTAGGTAAGTGACTAGTTCTGAACCCCAAGCTCTAATTGTATGTTCAGAGTGATGCCTCAATAAAATTACAAATGTCATGTACTTTCAGGATAGCTCCTTATTTAGTCAGAAATCTCAAAGATTAAATGTGTGAATATTTAGGGTTTTTGCATATTTTTGATCAACCAACGAAAGGGAATTGGTTCAGTTCAGAAAGTTTGATGTCTATACTTGTATATAcctctttaaattttaaaactttgtaggttattcatttttaaagagcAATAAAGCTTGTATAGGATAGTGACTGCTTCCCTTCTATtctttaaatatcaaaaatagaaTATCTCTCTGTCTTCACTATTCTCATCCTTGGAcatttcctctcccctccccttggTATTCTCTTTTTTGGGGGCGGGGGTATGATCTAGGTGAGTTAATCCTTAGTATTTTCAGTAGTCATTGCTGTGAAACTCTCAGCTTCCCCTCCATACTTTTAACCTAACACTTCTCTCTCCCAACTTTTCTCTATGTAATCTCCCAGTTCATGATtcacaaattataattttatggggGGGACCGTTCTAATCCTGATATCTCAGATTTTCTTGGCTGTTATCTCCCTATCTTTCTGTATTCCATGTCAGTCAGAGCCGAAATCCTTTTCATCATCCCTGATTTTTCTAGCCCCCTCATCACTGATTCATATACCCTAGTCTCCCATCACAGTctcttaatttttcagttttttttcttactaCTCCCTTTATACTTATTCTTTAAATTCATGGAAACACTAGAGTAGCTATCTTAAACTAAGACTAGACAGTAAAAAAGTCCGTTTCTCGGCTGGGcaggtggcgcacgcctgtaatcccagcactttggaaggccgaggtgggcggatcacgaggtcaggagatcgagaccattctggctaatacagtgaaaccccgtctctactaaaaatacaaaaaattagccaggcgtggtggggggcacctgtagtcccagctactcgggaggctgaggcaggagaatggagtgaacccgggaggcggaacttgcagtgagctgagatcgcgccactgcactccagcctgggcgacagagcgagacaatgtctttaaaaaaaaaaaaaaaaaggtcagtttCTCAATCCCTGTAACCACCTTTCAAGTGATcagtagctacatgtggctataTTAGACAATTGAGGAAATattgaacatttccatcatcacagaaagttcagTTGGACCATGGCCAAATCTAGCACACCACCTGCTTCAGGATGGCCTATAAGCTAAGAATAGTTTCTACgtttttaaatagttgaaaaaaaaaaaagcaaacacttgAAATCAATTTTAGTGATAGAAGCACTAACTTTGAACCCCAGTAAAGTACCTACATTATATTCTTGAGTTTGCCTCTTGGCCTACAGTCCTAAAATACTTACTTTCTGGTCTTTAccaaaaaagtttgccaactcctgctcTAGACCATTGAGTACTTTAATTTTGCCTTAAAGATCATTCTGCTCTGACACTGATCTAGCTGtgatccttcccttcccttcatcCCAAGAGTCAATCATTATCCTAAAATCAATGTtaaagtgtttgtatttttaatgttccTATAATCTTGTCATATTTATCCATAGGCTTTTAAGTATTGTTTTATATCTTaacattttatatgaatattatGTTGTACATATCATTTTACAACTGACTTTCAgcattgtttttgagatttatccatgttggcAGATGTAGATTATTTTCATCATTGTACAGTTTATTATATAAATCAGACATactcatttcttcttttcagaCACAATTCATTTCCactttattatttacaaattagtgctgcagtgaacattctgcatctttgtacacttaaaatgctTAACTTTCTATAAAGTTAATACCTAGAAGGGGAATTGCTCAGTTGTAGAGTATATTGAACTGTAGGAAATTGCTTCCTACAGTGGTTGCACCAATTCTGTTATAAGGAGTATATCACTGTCCTAACAGCAATTTCTAAATTCCAGTAGCAGCACACGCTGTCGATCACTTAGTTTTATTAGAcattaaaattagccaagccagGAAGTATGaagttatttctctctctgttttaatTACTATGAACTTGTATCTCATTGATTTAATTACTTACGAGAATTCAAGtgtttattattctcatttcttcctttatgAATTATTATACCTTTTCCCTGCTTTTCTACTAGAATGTAAAACTATGGATTTTTTATATAGTCTGCATACTAGTCCTTTTTTCTGTTTACGTGTATTCTAAGTATCTTTCTTCAATCTCTGCCCTTTTTTATACCTTGCTTATAATTCCCTTTGATATTTAGAAGCTTGAAATATTAGTATCCTCTACCACCTTCTTCCTTAAGATTTTGTCTAAAATTtgtacagttttgtttttcactttaagGTCGTTAAACCATATGGCATTTATTTTGAGTACTAgggatctaattttattttttcccacgAGGATAACCAGTTGTCCCAGCAGAATTCATTGACTAATGTCTTCTTTCCCCACTGCTGAATATTCCTAGCTTTATCATAGAATGGGCTTCTTTCCATTGCTTTGTTTAGCTTTATGCTGGGTATATTGTATAGTCacaattttttgtgtgttggtGGAGGTGGTAAATGTACATAGAATTTATCATTTGatctttttaagtttgtttttttttttttattctcattctgtcacccagactgcagtacagtggccaatcatagctcactgtagcctcaaactcctgggttcaaaggatcccCTTAacctaggactacaagtgtgcaccactgcacctggctattttttttttttttttttttttttttggtagagctgGAGACTGTTTGTGTTTCCTAGGcctgtcttaaactcctggcctcaagcaatcctcccatctcagcctcccaaagtgctaggattgcaggcatgagccaccacacctggccattttgatcattttatttgtaaagttcagtagcattaagtacattcagtagcattaagtacatgATTGTACACccttttccagaactttttcttctttccaaactaaaactctgtactcattaaacaatcactctgccttctcctctctctcccaatctctggtaaccactacttttactttctatctctatgaatttgactgttTCAGGTAACTAACAGAAATGGAATCATaggatatttgtccttttgtgtctggcttatttaacttagcataataacctcaaggttcatccatgttatagcatgtatcaaaattttattcctttttaaggttgagtaatatctcattgtatgtatacatattttctttatccatcaaTGAACATTAAAGTTTGTgtatctttgaagaaatgtctattcaaatccaaTAGGCTATTTTTCGTTGTTGTGTTTTAGGCTGTATATATATTAGATTttagtcccttatcagatatgtgatttccAAATGTCCtcccccattctgtgggttgcctttttactctgttgatagtgtcctttgatgtaCAATAGTTCTGAAATTTGATTGaatccaatttgtctatttttttccttctgttttcttctaagtcaTAATTCTTTTAATACATAGGTAGGATTTgtttgctaacttttttttttttttttgagaggagtctcgctctgtcagccaggctagagtgcagtggtgtaatctcggcttacctcaacctccacctcctgggttctggcgattctcctgtctcagcctcccaactaactgggattacaggcgtgtgcccaccatgcccagctaatttttgtatttttagtagagttggggtttcaccatgttagccaggctgttctcaaactcctgacaccAAGTGATCCGcgtgtctcggcctcccaaagtgctgggattacaggcgtgagccaccacgcccggccaacattttgtttaggattttttgtgtctatgATCATGACTAAAATTTGCCTATATAGTTTCTTGTATATACCTTGTATTTTTGGTATCTGTGGGAACAAGTTGTACCTATTGAGAGTTTGGTGAACTTGACACCAAAACCATCTTATCTTTCTATGCTTTCATGGGGAAATTTTATACTAGTTTTTTAATGATTATAAGTCTTACAGGTTCTCTAATTATTGaatctgtttaatttttctcCCTTGGGAGTTGTAAATGTACATGTATTGTGATAACtgctataattttacttttattgaatttttttttttttgctttctatctGCTACAATTTGGTTTCTCCAAGTCCCATGTTGAAATCTGGTCCCCAGTGTTGCTGGTAGGTCTAATggcaggtgtttgggtcatgggaacAGGTCCCTCCTGAATGAATTAATGCCCTCACTGGGAGGAGGAGATAAGTAAGCTCTCACTCGATTAGTTCCCAAGacagctggttgtttaaaagagacTGGTGCtacttctctcttgcttcctttctttccatgtgatctctgcacatgccagctcccctttgccttccagcatgagtggaagcagcctgagactTTCACCTCATGCCCAATCTTCCAGCCACCAGAATTGTAAGCCaagtaaacattttttctttataaattatccagcttcaggtattcctttatagcaacaccagTGAACTAAGAAACTACTCTACTTTTTCTTTATGTCATTTTGATAATGGTCAAATTCTGTGTTTCCCTTAAAATGAATTTAACTTTGCCCTCATTCCTGAGGTATAGGTTAAGAGTTACTAATTTTCTTACAGACTTGATTTTGTTGTTGAGAAGTCTAGTcattctaatttttcttcatattttgttAGTTTGTCCCTTCGCAACTCATATTCTTGACTtgttataaatgtattatttttaattttcagttattttgctgCTAGTTTATGGAATACAATTGATTTTCATACCTAGACCTTGCTAAATTCGCTCACTAGTTCTACCACCATTTTTTGCAGTTccattaggattttttttgtaCATGATCTTAAAGTCTACACATAAAGGCAATTTActtctgtctttctgttttgCATGTATTTTCTTACTTTACTGCACTACTAGAACTTCCTCCATAATGTTGAATAGGGGTGAGAAGAGCCCTTGTCTTTGCCTTTTTCTCGACTTTGGGAGGAAGCATTTGGTCCTAGGGCATTACTGTGATATTAGCTGTAAGTGATCACTAATAACCTCTCagactgaagatatttccttgtattctttctttgctgggaggtttttttccttttttctttttttaatcttgagtGACTGTTGAACTTTGTCAGCTACTTtattgagatgatttttttttctcttttattctcttaatatgGTGAGTTAAATTAATGGATTTCcca encodes:
- the LOC105488906 gene encoding shugoshin 1 — its product is MAKERCLKKSFQDSLEDIKKRMKEKRNKNLAEIGKRRSFIAAPCQIITNTSTLLKNYQDNNKMLVLALENEKSKVREAQDIILQLRKECYYLTWQLYALKGKLTSQQTEEPAQNQEICSSGMDPNSDDNSRNLSVKDLPQIPLEETELPGQGESFQIEDQIPTIPQETLGFDFGSGEAKSTDNVLPRTVSVRRSLKKHCNSVCQFDSLDDFETSHLAGKSFEFERVGFLDPLVNMPENVQYNVCQWSKDQANLSLSKLIHPGTFTKTKEDILESKSEQTKSKQRDTQERKREEKRKANRRKSKPMSKYKENKSENKRTVSKKKMHKSVSSNDAYNFNLEEGVHLTPFRQKMSNDSNREENNESEVSLCESSGSGDDSDDLYLPTCKYIQNPTSDSGTRPVTRPLAKRGLKYTDEKETEGSKPTKTPTSTPPETHQSPHLKLKDITNVSLYPVVKIGRLSVSPKKTKESPAVALPKRRCTVSVNYKEPTLASKLRRGDPFTDLCFLNSPIFKQKKDLRRSKKSMKQIQ